In Nakamurella antarctica, the following are encoded in one genomic region:
- a CDS encoding ABC transporter permease — protein sequence MTENQRSPLPSAAAPAGPSQWSAAHQSDTVMRRMRRTPAFVAGLVMTVTVVLAAVFAPLLSGSNPRQQNLSGGLLPPFSPGHLLGTDQLGRDILSRLLFAARTDLAVAGIAVITPFVVGVLVGTLAGYCRGWVDWIISRIVETVVAFPFYVIVIAVVFAVGAGERGIYVALALVGWVTYARVLRGTTGALRNSEWVIAARGGGLSHPRIVLRHILPNTITQAVVLLMSDMIFVIVAVVTLSYLGLGISPPVPDWGTMINDGQAFVATKWWICAIPGAAVVFTGIGLSLLGDGISDVWRVK from the coding sequence ATGACGGAAAACCAGAGGTCACCACTTCCATCAGCAGCAGCCCCTGCGGGGCCTTCACAGTGGAGCGCAGCCCATCAATCAGACACGGTGATGCGCCGGATGCGCCGCACGCCCGCCTTCGTGGCCGGACTCGTGATGACGGTGACGGTGGTGCTGGCAGCAGTGTTCGCGCCGCTGCTTTCCGGTAGTAACCCTCGCCAGCAAAACCTGAGCGGCGGCTTGCTACCACCTTTCAGTCCCGGCCACCTGCTGGGAACCGACCAGCTCGGCCGAGACATCCTCTCCCGCTTGCTGTTTGCAGCACGGACGGACCTCGCTGTGGCCGGAATTGCAGTGATCACGCCATTTGTCGTGGGCGTCCTAGTGGGGACCCTCGCCGGATATTGCCGGGGCTGGGTCGACTGGATTATTAGCCGAATCGTCGAAACCGTAGTCGCGTTCCCGTTCTACGTCATTGTCATAGCAGTGGTCTTCGCCGTCGGGGCGGGCGAGAGGGGTATCTACGTAGCGTTGGCGCTCGTGGGGTGGGTGACCTACGCACGAGTGCTCCGCGGTACGACCGGAGCCTTGAGAAACTCGGAATGGGTGATCGCCGCACGCGGGGGCGGACTCAGTCACCCCCGCATTGTGCTGCGACACATCTTGCCCAACACCATCACCCAAGCCGTAGTACTCCTGATGAGCGACATGATCTTCGTCATTGTCGCCGTCGTGACCCTGAGTTATTTGGGGTTGGGGATTTCGCCGCCGGTACCCGATTGGGGGACGATGATTAATGACGGGCAGGCTTTCGTCGCGACCAAGTGGTGGATCTGTGCGATCCCCGGTGCCGCCGTGGTCTTCACGGGCATCGGCTTGTCCTTGCTGGGCGACGGAATCTCAGATGTCTGGCGGGTGAAATGA
- a CDS encoding type I-E CRISPR-associated protein Cse1/CasA: MTVATGQGIPVQDTPVDETRDDKKNKADVIVPAEVDFNFALSPWIPVTYLDSTHGQVGLHELFRNAHLINGIKLPNPVELFSVYRILMTIAPVLVYRQSLNSDRPGVSDGRGISRNGFCPNAVDEFFNELAGKFNLTGDNPFMQVNKIDAKANPKFLTLHASAPTASGQFWRTGKYSLTSSDPADLAKSLVTAWFYSPPGNAQQTIDGEAIKSAGSIGFSKTLAGAGRNINQFWRTGSNLAQSVLLNTPDRWVGPGLPAYLDRDAEISGQELSTDPRSVWAAGFSGVSVQFLASKDDPSSVTHVCVGGSVHPHVSFLRDVAQAASKSADLKTKSLGSSFLELARISDPLHLTRQCLNKHKKLVRVFMGGLGLPGHSTHHMREWLKISKGEPEETTRFVASSTSADLQVLLLIGGGTSNGPVYTYASLVAGISAGIENPDTMTEPHRDALVELVCHIIGETEKSSSIVLSVERAAEIIYPPKPPSPGRLAVKSPESTSLKERVMAGFYSSGEQLLDKALADSERGLKVDRELVKQWRLMTARIFDENTAGLNRGRLSTKKYRALNHLLGEAHAAGFAPVSN; encoded by the coding sequence ATGACAGTGGCAACAGGGCAGGGCATACCAGTGCAAGACACACCGGTGGATGAGACAAGGGATGACAAGAAGAATAAAGCCGACGTGATTGTCCCGGCCGAGGTGGACTTCAACTTTGCTTTGTCGCCGTGGATTCCGGTTACCTACCTCGATTCCACTCACGGGCAGGTGGGGCTTCATGAACTTTTTCGCAACGCCCATTTGATCAACGGCATCAAGCTGCCGAACCCGGTGGAGTTGTTCTCCGTCTACCGGATTCTGATGACCATCGCTCCGGTCCTGGTGTACCGGCAGTCTCTTAACAGCGACCGACCTGGGGTTTCGGATGGCCGAGGGATTTCCCGAAACGGCTTCTGTCCCAATGCGGTTGACGAATTCTTCAACGAGCTCGCCGGTAAATTCAACCTGACCGGCGACAACCCCTTCATGCAGGTCAACAAGATCGACGCGAAAGCGAACCCCAAATTTTTGACCCTCCATGCAAGTGCGCCAACTGCAAGTGGTCAGTTTTGGCGAACCGGGAAATACTCCCTCACCTCATCAGATCCTGCAGATCTTGCTAAATCGCTTGTCACCGCTTGGTTCTACTCACCTCCCGGCAATGCGCAGCAAACCATTGACGGGGAAGCGATCAAATCAGCGGGGTCGATCGGGTTCTCCAAAACTCTGGCCGGCGCTGGTAGAAACATCAATCAGTTTTGGCGAACCGGCTCAAACCTGGCCCAGTCGGTTCTGTTGAACACCCCTGATCGCTGGGTGGGACCAGGGCTCCCCGCCTATCTGGATAGGGATGCGGAAATATCAGGCCAAGAGTTGAGCACCGATCCGAGATCGGTGTGGGCTGCTGGATTCTCCGGTGTTTCCGTTCAGTTTTTGGCTAGTAAAGATGATCCATCATCTGTCACGCATGTTTGTGTCGGCGGGTCCGTTCATCCCCACGTTTCGTTCTTGCGCGATGTGGCTCAGGCAGCTTCGAAAAGTGCTGACCTCAAAACCAAGTCGCTGGGATCTTCCTTCCTGGAGCTGGCTCGTATTTCTGATCCCCTGCATCTGACCCGTCAGTGCCTGAACAAGCATAAGAAGCTGGTTCGCGTTTTCATGGGCGGACTTGGTCTTCCGGGTCACTCGACACACCACATGAGGGAATGGTTGAAGATTTCCAAGGGGGAACCGGAGGAAACCACCAGATTTGTCGCCTCTTCTACCAGCGCGGATTTACAAGTTCTGCTGCTGATAGGTGGTGGCACTTCAAACGGTCCTGTGTACACCTACGCATCTTTGGTGGCGGGCATTTCTGCCGGCATCGAAAACCCCGACACAATGACCGAACCACATCGGGATGCACTGGTGGAGCTGGTTTGTCACATCATCGGGGAGACGGAGAAATCCAGTTCGATTGTTCTCAGTGTTGAGAGGGCAGCCGAAATAATCTACCCACCGAAACCTCCTTCCCCCGGAAGACTGGCGGTGAAATCTCCGGAATCAACCTCGTTGAAAGAACGAGTGATGGCCGGTTTTTACAGCTCCGGGGAACAGTTGCTCGATAAGGCTCTCGCAGACTCGGAGCGGGGCTTGAAGGTGGACAGGGAGCTTGTCAAACAGTGGCGACTAATGACAGCTCGCATCTTTGACGAGAACACCGCTGGCCTCAACCGTGGGCGACTTTCCACAAAGAAGTACAGGGCGCTCAACCACCTGCTGGGCGAAGCTCATGCCGCCGGGTTCGCTCCGGTCTCGAACTGA
- the cas3 gene encoding CRISPR-associated helicase Cas3' — MTMPLELASLDLCEVNDLSQKFWPRERTHPKIRPTALSIDAYSPDEDTNDARPRPLGQEAVPGERNSWNREVRKINDDSAVNYPLIAHLLDSAAAAQALFDKWLRPGLKQMIADAVAGGDVVLAETKIAAVAGIHDLGKITPAFQTRSWHSGHDLASSKAAASRLIDGGYTLAPARSENKDLRDIFAHHDYLGLHHLLKAFPAEDDPVTGSEWPAFVVAGHHGSWKNTQMTVGLKNILVSKIAAQFFTDPWTDQADLHREHVLRSVGVTKDNLFSPMVGTEPQKHDVLILITGLIMLADWIASDHAAFASEQLEDPDCELDPAADGPGWVAFRRLEMTRRIVETVGVAVQIPNLLDSVLGKHAASPRQIQADALTVVRGMWIVAEPTGRGKTEAALIRHGNTTHAEGLIFALPTRATANSMVKRIDGVYAHANLPVRLVHGRSGINAASTSAVNSHAPGSAHTHSGCIGCPEDFSFLTGPGKNLIAPITVTTCDQVLKSGIRGRNKAVQLLAIANHHIVLDEVHTYDHYQMRLLEPVLQWCGRTDTRVTLLSATLSSEQSQKLVKAYGGDTSAQQTARAASYPSQSLVDGGSCAVTQTAPGPVQNLIFDTVQVSDQPSSHADWVIKELAANPRARIGVVINRVDHAIEVGTRLRAAGISALVLHSRMTENHRLDVESKLVPLLGKDGNGQGVVVVGTQVIEASLDIDFDLMRTDLAPAASLIQRAGRLWRFGGAGVRAGRIPSSSLRTLVVAAAFTGATLSVRDQLPYLFAEQERTWDALNALPGGLLAIPTGVKELVDAAAFDINRYRKDPAHNFEFASAWKRWDVAKKIVISPPHTVRSTDHLDLVEMTTNCDHNGDDQDQNTRFQDLPSFGFVLLDPSGTNRFASKMTVDQLGGKLSKAQVNDAIGASLKVSGRTLELMSVASAKLLEGAKWWPQSRLLSNLRPVQLDQVSTLLYDPIFGLTRKATA; from the coding sequence ATGACGATGCCGCTGGAGCTAGCCAGCCTGGATTTATGTGAGGTGAACGATCTGTCTCAGAAATTTTGGCCGAGAGAACGTACGCACCCCAAAATCCGGCCCACAGCGTTGTCAATCGATGCATACTCCCCTGATGAGGACACCAACGACGCTAGACCAAGACCTTTGGGGCAAGAAGCTGTACCCGGGGAGAGAAACTCCTGGAACCGTGAAGTGCGGAAAATCAACGACGATTCAGCTGTCAACTATCCGCTCATTGCGCATCTGCTTGATAGTGCGGCAGCGGCCCAAGCCCTTTTCGACAAGTGGCTGCGTCCAGGTTTGAAGCAAATGATCGCTGACGCTGTCGCCGGTGGTGATGTCGTTTTGGCCGAAACCAAGATTGCGGCGGTGGCAGGCATTCATGATCTGGGGAAGATCACCCCGGCGTTCCAAACACGCAGCTGGCATTCCGGGCATGACTTGGCCAGTAGTAAAGCTGCTGCTTCACGGCTTATTGATGGCGGCTACACGTTGGCCCCGGCAAGGTCTGAGAACAAGGATCTTCGGGATATTTTCGCCCATCACGATTACCTCGGCCTGCATCACCTTCTGAAGGCTTTCCCTGCCGAGGACGACCCGGTTACCGGCTCTGAATGGCCTGCTTTTGTGGTTGCCGGGCACCACGGATCTTGGAAGAACACGCAGATGACGGTGGGGTTGAAGAACATCCTGGTTTCCAAGATTGCGGCCCAATTTTTCACTGATCCTTGGACTGATCAAGCCGATCTTCATCGTGAACACGTGCTGCGTTCGGTGGGCGTGACCAAGGACAATTTGTTCAGCCCGATGGTCGGCACCGAACCTCAAAAACACGATGTGCTGATTCTGATTACCGGGCTGATCATGTTGGCCGACTGGATTGCATCCGATCACGCGGCGTTTGCGTCCGAACAACTGGAAGACCCCGATTGCGAGTTGGATCCAGCTGCTGACGGCCCCGGCTGGGTTGCCTTCCGCCGGTTGGAGATGACCCGCCGGATCGTTGAAACAGTCGGTGTTGCGGTGCAGATCCCGAACTTGTTGGACTCGGTTTTAGGTAAGCACGCAGCCAGTCCCCGTCAGATTCAAGCCGATGCTCTCACAGTAGTGCGCGGTATGTGGATTGTTGCCGAGCCAACAGGCCGGGGCAAGACGGAGGCAGCTCTTATTCGGCATGGGAACACCACGCACGCCGAGGGTCTCATCTTTGCGTTGCCGACCAGGGCTACCGCCAATTCGATGGTGAAACGAATCGACGGTGTTTACGCCCATGCCAATCTCCCGGTTCGTCTTGTTCATGGCCGGTCCGGGATCAACGCGGCCAGCACCAGCGCAGTGAACTCGCATGCACCGGGTTCTGCTCACACGCACAGCGGATGCATCGGCTGCCCGGAGGATTTTTCTTTCCTCACCGGTCCGGGGAAGAACTTGATAGCTCCGATCACTGTCACCACATGCGACCAGGTTTTGAAATCTGGCATTCGTGGCCGAAACAAGGCCGTGCAGCTGCTGGCAATAGCTAATCACCACATCGTTCTGGATGAGGTTCACACCTACGACCATTACCAAATGCGTTTGCTGGAGCCGGTTCTGCAGTGGTGCGGGCGCACTGACACTAGGGTGACGCTGCTGTCGGCGACGCTGTCTTCCGAGCAGTCACAGAAGTTGGTGAAGGCGTATGGCGGCGATACTTCGGCGCAGCAAACAGCTCGCGCAGCCAGCTACCCATCTCAGTCACTAGTGGATGGAGGCTCGTGTGCTGTCACCCAGACGGCGCCGGGCCCCGTCCAGAACCTCATCTTCGACACTGTGCAGGTGTCCGACCAGCCCAGCTCCCACGCTGACTGGGTTATCAAGGAGTTGGCAGCAAACCCCCGGGCCAGGATCGGGGTGGTCATCAACCGGGTTGATCATGCCATCGAGGTCGGCACCAGGCTTCGTGCGGCTGGCATCTCCGCGTTGGTGCTGCATTCACGGATGACTGAAAATCACCGGCTGGATGTGGAGTCGAAACTGGTTCCACTTCTGGGGAAGGACGGCAACGGTCAAGGTGTGGTGGTGGTCGGAACGCAGGTCATCGAGGCGAGTTTGGACATCGACTTCGATTTGATGCGAACCGATTTGGCCCCGGCCGCCTCGTTGATTCAGCGGGCCGGCCGGTTGTGGCGGTTCGGTGGTGCGGGTGTTCGCGCCGGCAGGATTCCTAGTTCATCTTTGAGAACGCTGGTTGTTGCGGCTGCGTTCACCGGGGCGACTTTGTCTGTTCGGGATCAGCTTCCTTACTTGTTCGCCGAACAGGAACGAACGTGGGACGCGTTGAACGCCCTGCCCGGCGGTCTACTTGCTATTCCGACCGGGGTGAAAGAACTGGTGGATGCGGCGGCGTTCGACATCAACCGGTACCGCAAGGATCCGGCTCACAATTTCGAGTTCGCGAGTGCGTGGAAGCGGTGGGATGTGGCGAAGAAGATTGTGATCAGTCCGCCACACACAGTTCGTTCGACAGATCATCTCGACTTGGTGGAGATGACCACGAACTGTGATCACAACGGAGATGACCAGGACCAGAACACCCGGTTTCAAGATTTGCCGTCGTTCGGTTTTGTACTGCTGGACCCCAGTGGCACCAACAGGTTCGCTTCGAAAATGACGGTGGACCAGTTAGGTGGCAAGTTGTCGAAAGCTCAAGTCAATGACGCTATTGGCGCCTCGCTGAAAGTGTCGGGAAGAACGCTGGAGCTGATGTCGGTGGCAAGTGCAAAGCTCTTGGAGGGCGCGAAGTGGTGGCCCCAAAGCAGGTTGCTCTCAAATTTGCGACCCGTGCAACTAGATCAGGTTTCCACACTCCTTTACGACCCAATTTTCGGACTTACCAGAAAGGCAACGGCATGA
- a CDS encoding ABC transporter permease, protein MIGEAFTLPTPGALRWARRTAFTVIPVVIGVVLATFFLLRLVPGDPAAAILGDQASDASLAALREKMGLNSSIGAQLLDFMGQVFFHADTGNSLVFDVSSRQLIAARAGISMSLVALSVVFTAVIVVPMALLAATHRDRLLDQLIRIIPAIGLSMPIFWIGLLLVLVFAVRLGWLPVGGSVNGFASLILPALAVAITIAPPLIRSLRAQLLEVFQADFVSTLRAAGLPSRRILVRHVLRNAALPTLTLFGLNVAYLVGGTLIVEKVFAINGLGALMFEAIGNRDFPVVQGIALFSAVVVVAVTLVTDFAVHRLDPRNSRPGAQ, encoded by the coding sequence ATGATCGGTGAGGCCTTCACTCTCCCCACACCTGGCGCCCTGCGCTGGGCTCGGCGCACGGCTTTCACCGTCATCCCTGTCGTGATCGGTGTCGTCCTTGCTACTTTCTTCTTACTCCGTCTAGTCCCGGGGGATCCGGCGGCGGCCATCCTGGGGGATCAGGCCAGCGACGCGTCCTTGGCGGCGCTCCGGGAGAAGATGGGCTTGAATAGCTCGATCGGTGCGCAGTTACTCGATTTTATGGGCCAGGTCTTTTTTCACGCTGACACAGGCAATTCGTTGGTGTTCGACGTATCGAGCAGGCAACTGATTGCAGCTCGTGCAGGAATCAGCATGAGTCTCGTAGCACTGTCAGTGGTCTTCACCGCTGTGATCGTGGTGCCGATGGCGCTGCTCGCGGCGACACACCGCGATCGCCTCCTCGACCAGCTGATCCGAATCATTCCAGCAATCGGCCTATCCATGCCTATCTTCTGGATAGGACTCCTGCTGGTCCTGGTGTTTGCGGTGCGCCTCGGGTGGCTCCCGGTCGGGGGGAGCGTCAACGGGTTTGCCTCGCTGATCCTGCCAGCATTGGCAGTGGCGATCACGATTGCCCCCCCGCTGATTCGGTCGTTGCGCGCCCAATTGCTGGAGGTTTTTCAGGCAGATTTTGTGTCCACCCTGCGGGCTGCTGGGCTGCCCTCCCGTCGGATCCTCGTCAGGCATGTTTTGCGCAACGCCGCCCTGCCAACTCTGACATTGTTTGGGCTCAATGTCGCGTACCTGGTCGGTGGCACCCTCATTGTCGAGAAGGTGTTCGCCATCAACGGGTTGGGAGCGCTGATGTTTGAGGCCATTGGCAACAGAGACTTCCCCGTGGTGCAGGGAATAGCCCTGTTCAGTGCGGTGGTGGTTGTCGCCGTCACCCTCGTGACCGACTTCGCGGTGCACCGTCTCGATCCACGCAACAGCCGGCCGGGTGCGCAATGA
- a CDS encoding TetR/AcrR family transcriptional regulator translates to MSTAPDHTAAHADTGMSGRSEELLNGILRYIRLHGVEQFSLATVADFLGTSSRMLIYHLGSRDEILIKATSLRRMTTSAFLRERPVTGLAESARRMWEHYLNNLWEMQLFFFVSTRAFAQPVAYARFARDSRDVWMEYLTDGCAKDGINYESAVPVAGLCLAGLRGLFLDLLLTGDRERAESSFIVLVEQLESARVSRFKNPEYPVNENGSISTAARRS, encoded by the coding sequence ATGTCTACCGCGCCCGACCACACTGCTGCACATGCGGATACAGGCATGTCCGGCCGATCCGAGGAACTTCTTAATGGAATCCTTCGCTACATCAGACTCCATGGGGTGGAGCAATTCTCACTTGCCACGGTGGCTGATTTCCTGGGCACCAGCAGTCGAATGTTGATTTACCATCTGGGCAGTCGCGACGAAATTTTGATCAAAGCAACGTCCCTGCGTCGGATGACGACCAGTGCATTCCTTCGGGAGAGACCAGTAACCGGTCTGGCTGAATCTGCTCGGCGAATGTGGGAGCACTACCTGAATAACTTGTGGGAGATGCAACTGTTTTTCTTCGTCTCGACGCGCGCCTTTGCCCAGCCGGTGGCCTACGCGCGTTTTGCCAGAGATTCCCGAGACGTGTGGATGGAGTACTTGACCGACGGCTGCGCCAAAGATGGAATCAACTACGAGAGTGCAGTTCCCGTAGCTGGCCTGTGCCTTGCGGGCTTGCGGGGATTGTTCTTGGACCTGCTGTTGACGGGTGATCGAGAACGTGCGGAAAGCTCATTCATCGTGCTGGTCGAACAACTCGAAAGCGCTAGAGTGAGCCGATTCAAGAATCCAGAATATCCAGTGAATGAAAACGGATCTATCTCGACGGCGGCGCGAAGGAGCTGA
- a CDS encoding ABC transporter ATP-binding protein has product MKAALATASVDVSDLFVSAGNTELIAGVSFSVAAGESVAIVGESGSGKSLTLKSIAGILPAGVRITSGSAGVGGRAALIPQEPLSALDPLMPVGKQITEICRYVAGLDRKRASARTRELLEQVGLGYLQARTAAYPHQLSGGERQRALIAMALASNPDVLLCDEPTTALDVTVAAQVLGLIERLQRDLGLTILFVSHDIAVVSHVCSRILVMRAGVVVEDAPTGQLVDHPAHPYTKQLLSAVLEVPELGPRHEEGTTL; this is encoded by the coding sequence ATGAAGGCCGCTTTAGCCACTGCTTCCGTAGACGTCTCGGATCTGTTCGTCTCAGCTGGCAACACAGAACTTATTGCCGGCGTCAGCTTTTCGGTTGCTGCTGGGGAGTCAGTCGCCATAGTGGGGGAGTCAGGCTCGGGCAAAAGCCTGACCCTGAAGTCGATCGCCGGCATACTTCCCGCGGGAGTGCGGATCACCAGCGGCAGCGCGGGCGTCGGCGGCCGCGCTGCTTTGATACCCCAGGAACCGCTGAGCGCCCTCGACCCACTCATGCCCGTCGGAAAGCAGATCACCGAAATCTGCCGTTACGTCGCAGGTCTCGACAGAAAAAGAGCATCCGCACGGACTCGCGAACTCTTGGAGCAGGTGGGGCTGGGATATCTTCAGGCACGCACTGCCGCTTACCCCCACCAACTCTCCGGCGGTGAGCGACAGCGCGCACTCATCGCGATGGCCCTTGCCAGCAACCCAGATGTACTGCTGTGTGATGAGCCCACCACCGCACTCGATGTCACGGTGGCCGCCCAGGTACTTGGTCTGATTGAAAGGCTGCAACGAGATTTGGGCTTGACTATCCTCTTCGTCAGCCACGATATTGCTGTGGTCAGCCATGTGTGCAGCCGAATCTTGGTGATGCGTGCAGGTGTAGTCGTCGAGGACGCGCCCACTGGGCAGTTGGTGGACCATCCTGCGCACCCCTACACCAAGCAGTTGCTGAGCGCGGTGCTGGAAGTTCCCGAACTGGGGCCTCGCCACGAGGAGGGGACCACCCTATGA
- a CDS encoding ABC transporter substrate-binding protein, which produces MLALPGRRKHYRLIAAVAAVAIFVSGCSGSSDAATSAAPSGAADPQQPAGSSASAAGTSAGVAQAGGTITFGRTQAPTSLDLHNQITANNAFAIDKIFESLVSFDADGALEPWLASKYESSADGLTWTFTLRDGVTFSNGAPLTPADVVFSLNRHFKVGGPLPLAAPITSIAAEGANTVVIKLSAPYTPFLAELAGFSNGILPADFGGVAEDKFFLKPVGTGPFVVATWDQGGDLTFTANKKYWQPGKPYVDSLIYRLVPEDTQLIAQLQGGQVNAIDQVSPANVAELESNSKLAVSNTPGWEIETLFFNNLDTHFSDRFVRRAVSYALDRQGLVQATSFGTATVAGSLLPPTIPDYNAQTKTLNFNVDAAQKELKQSAFPDGFSTKLMVASGNSKRAQEAQIIQAALAEINIKVEIESIDLAAFRERFRAFDYSMMINSALSDVADPNGIISFQADPDAGTNAYWTHYNNPEVTALIQQGRTKAEGPDRAAIYAQIQDLIAGDAPYIPLAYTPNIKATSATVHGLVVLPNGSVRFQDAWISK; this is translated from the coding sequence ATGTTGGCACTTCCAGGACGCCGCAAGCACTATCGGCTCATCGCCGCGGTCGCTGCCGTGGCCATCTTTGTCAGCGGATGCAGCGGTAGCTCCGACGCCGCTACTAGCGCAGCGCCATCTGGAGCGGCAGATCCGCAGCAACCGGCAGGCAGCAGCGCGTCGGCCGCCGGGACATCTGCTGGCGTTGCGCAGGCCGGTGGCACCATCACGTTCGGACGCACACAGGCTCCCACTTCGCTGGATTTGCATAATCAGATCACCGCCAACAACGCCTTCGCCATCGATAAAATTTTCGAATCTCTGGTGTCCTTCGATGCAGACGGCGCTTTGGAGCCATGGCTGGCCAGCAAATACGAATCCAGCGCTGACGGGCTCACCTGGACGTTCACGCTTCGCGACGGGGTCACTTTCTCCAACGGCGCCCCGCTCACCCCGGCCGACGTCGTATTCTCCCTAAACCGTCACTTCAAGGTTGGCGGGCCGCTTCCGTTGGCGGCGCCCATCACCAGCATTGCGGCGGAAGGCGCTAACACCGTCGTCATCAAGCTTTCTGCTCCTTACACACCGTTTCTCGCGGAGCTGGCAGGCTTTTCGAATGGGATTTTGCCTGCCGACTTTGGTGGGGTGGCCGAGGATAAATTCTTCTTGAAGCCGGTCGGCACCGGACCGTTCGTCGTCGCCACCTGGGACCAGGGGGGCGATTTGACCTTCACGGCAAACAAGAAGTACTGGCAGCCGGGCAAGCCCTACGTCGACTCGCTGATCTACCGCTTGGTGCCGGAAGACACGCAGCTGATCGCCCAGTTGCAGGGCGGCCAAGTTAACGCGATCGACCAAGTCTCACCGGCGAACGTCGCGGAGCTGGAGTCGAATTCGAAGCTTGCGGTGAGCAACACGCCAGGCTGGGAGATCGAGACGCTGTTTTTCAACAATCTGGACACCCATTTCAGCGACCGGTTCGTTCGACGAGCGGTTTCTTACGCGCTGGATCGTCAAGGGTTAGTTCAAGCGACCAGTTTTGGCACCGCCACCGTTGCTGGGTCGTTGTTGCCGCCAACAATTCCGGACTACAACGCGCAGACCAAAACTCTCAACTTCAACGTTGACGCGGCCCAGAAAGAATTGAAGCAATCAGCTTTCCCAGACGGATTCAGCACCAAGCTGATGGTCGCAAGCGGGAACAGCAAGCGCGCTCAGGAAGCCCAGATCATCCAGGCCGCCCTCGCCGAGATCAACATCAAGGTCGAGATTGAATCCATTGACCTTGCGGCTTTCCGGGAACGCTTTCGAGCCTTTGATTACTCGATGATGATTAATAGCGCGCTGAGCGATGTGGCCGATCCTAATGGAATTATCAGCTTTCAGGCCGACCCTGATGCTGGCACCAACGCGTACTGGACGCACTACAACAACCCGGAAGTCACCGCGCTGATCCAGCAGGGCCGCACGAAGGCCGAAGGTCCGGATCGGGCAGCGATCTACGCCCAGATCCAAGATCTCATCGCGGGCGATGCGCCTTACATCCCGCTGGCCTACACGCCCAATATCAAAGCAACCTCTGCCACCGTTCACGGCCTCGTGGTCTTACCGAACGGCAGCGTACGTTTTCAGGACGCCTGGATTTCGAAGTAG
- a CDS encoding ABC transporter ATP-binding protein, with product MTNPMLDIRGLTLAYGGAIAVRGATLSVASGEIHGIVGESGSGKTSLAKAVLGQLLPVAGQVRLAGVLLPPTHRSVKQRRAVQMVYQDPYSSLNPRMTVGQVLSELLRVHDIVGKRQITARSRELLDLVQLPAGALGGYPGQFSGGQRQRIAIARALAVQPTVLVADEPTSALDASSQASILALFENLRKDLGLTVLLITHNLAVVNYLCDRVSVMKSGQIVETADVGTFFTDPQHPYSKQMLLAVPRMRRTTASAETEI from the coding sequence ATGACGAATCCGATGCTCGATATCCGCGGGCTCACTCTCGCCTACGGCGGTGCCATCGCAGTGCGCGGCGCCACACTGAGCGTGGCGTCCGGTGAGATCCACGGAATCGTAGGGGAATCCGGGTCTGGTAAAACGTCGCTGGCCAAAGCGGTTCTCGGGCAACTGCTTCCGGTTGCAGGGCAGGTTCGGCTTGCAGGCGTGCTGCTTCCACCGACGCACCGCTCGGTGAAGCAGCGCCGCGCGGTGCAAATGGTCTACCAAGATCCTTACTCTTCGTTAAACCCGAGAATGACGGTGGGCCAGGTTCTTTCAGAATTACTGCGAGTTCACGACATCGTCGGGAAGAGGCAGATTACCGCTCGCAGCCGCGAACTCTTAGATCTGGTGCAGCTCCCGGCAGGTGCACTGGGTGGTTACCCCGGGCAGTTCTCGGGTGGGCAGCGTCAGCGGATAGCTATCGCGCGCGCTCTCGCGGTGCAGCCCACCGTCCTGGTGGCTGATGAGCCCACGTCCGCGCTGGACGCGTCATCCCAGGCCAGCATCTTGGCGCTGTTTGAGAACCTGCGGAAGGATCTGGGACTGACCGTGCTGCTGATCACCCATAACCTGGCGGTAGTGAACTACCTCTGTGACCGAGTGAGCGTCATGAAGAGCGGGCAGATAGTGGAAACCGCAGACGTAGGAACATTTTTCACTGATCCGCAGCACCCTTATTCCAAACAAATGTTGCTCGCAGTACCCCGGATGCGCCGCACCACTGCTTCTGCCGAAACGGAAATCTGA